A DNA window from Anopheles cruzii unplaced genomic scaffold, idAnoCruzAS_RS32_06 scaffold01789_ctg1, whole genome shotgun sequence contains the following coding sequences:
- the LOC128276629 gene encoding zinc finger protein 84-like — protein sequence AEVTGPCHRSPLASDSFRRAVLANFAQYCDKYYLLISKIVSILDSFVPKEIAGAGGCNLAVTHDAEARSVHIIYGDVIELAVSSVESGPECDEDEHCDEVDQNVAYEVMEEILVETITEDSSPGAHSGEIVIQITAEEELSTARNVDAEMKPPNEVTDPKYRCQFVNCPKTFRLAKEYVAHQDSTHPWQIDGEVKVRCKFLSCDARFNSIPQLQAHHVGHRLTERAPKKRSTRKGREISIRGRCCEHCQAVLKPHVNVYSQHCLEEHDCTPYTCPLCNEPFHLQSHLGDHLKSAHSLEALERLLAHSLWREFTIDEQRLAECRFCYRVFPVQSLSVHVRRHRRELQQCCPRCGGAHFVACCNLPKPKRAKSWEKLHCNECDRWFSKKNFKEHMVTHTHERNFPCTVCKKTFKVRRTASRHIQSHVNAANSKRSCYDCDTVVESEAHIVDHYQAEHPTLQPYRCPICGKGFFQKSLLADHCHAHTDGERREVSVKEPVATYTLGKAQVFECTLCRRSFSTKRCTIAHLIVHTDRPHVCRVCNLSFRLQATLDDHMKDVHQRKYETATTE from the coding sequence GCGGAAGTGACCGGCCCGTGCCATCGTTCGCCGTTGGCCTCGGATTCGTTCAGGCGGGCGGTGCTGGCTAACTTCGCGCAGTACTGCGACAAGTATTATTTGCTCATTTCGAAAATCGTGTCCATCCTGGATTCGTTCGTACCCAAAGAgattgccggtgccggaggctGCAACCTTGCTGTGACTCATGATGCGGAAGCTCGCAGTGTGCACATCATTTACGGAGATGTCATTGAACTCGCCGTGTCGTCAGTGGAATCCGGTCCAGAGTGCGACGAAGACGAGCACTGCGACGAAGTGGACCAAAACGTGGCCTACGAAGTGATGGAGGAAATTTTGGTAGAAACGATAACGGAAGATTCATCACCCGGCGCTCATTCTGGTGAGATTGTGATCCAGATAACGGCGGAAGAGGAATTGAGTACAGCACGGAACGTAGACGCGGAAATGAAACCACCCAATGAAGTCACCGATCCGAAGTACCGATGTCAGTTTGTCAACTGCCCGAAAACGTTTAGGCTTGCTAAAGAATACGTGGCACACCAAGATAGCACCCATCCGTGGCAGATTGACGGAGAAGTTAAGGTTCGCTGCAAATTCCTTTCCTGCGATGCCCGTTTCAACAGTATTCCCCAGCTTCAGGCCCACCACGTGGGGCATCGGTTGACGGAAAGGGCACCGAAAAAGCGTAGCACCCGGAAAGGCCGGGAAATTAGCATTCGTGGCCGGTGTTGCGAGCACTGCCAAGCCGTCCTGAAACCGCACGTCAACGTGTACAGTCAACACTGTCTGGAGGAGCACGATTGTACGCCATACACGTGTCCGCTGTGTAACGAACCCTTCCATCTGCAGTCACACCTCGGTGACCACCTGAAATCGGCCCACTCGCTCGAAGCGCTGGAACGCTTGCTGGCGCACAGTCTTTGGCGTGAGTTCACGATCGATGAGCAACGGTTGGCCGAATGCCGATTCTGTTATCGCGTTTTCCCCGTTCAGTCACTGTCCGTTCACGTCCGTCGCCATCGCAGGGAACTGCAGCAGTGCTGTCCACGGTGTGGCGGAGCTCACTTTGTAGCGTGTTGCAACCTTCCGAAGCCAAAGCGCGCGAAAAGTTGGGAGAAGCTTCACTGCAACGAGTGCGATCGTtggttttcgaagaaaaacttcAAAGAGCACATggtcacgcacacgcacgagcGGAACTTCCCGTGCACAGTTTGTAAGAAAACGTTCAAAGTACGGCGGACCGCGTCCCGGCACATCCAGAGTCATGTGAatgcagcaaacagcaaacgatcgtgCTACGATTGTGATACGGTGGTCGAGAGTGAAGCGCACATTGTGGACCATTACCAGGCCGAGCATCCGACGCTGCAACCGTACCGATGTCCGATCTGTGGCAAAGGATTTTTCCAGAAGTCGCTTCTGGCTGACCACTGCCACGCTCATACGGATGGCGAGCGGCGTGAGGTTTCGGTGAAggaaccggtggccacttACACGCTCGGGAAGGCACAGGTATTCGAGTGCACCCTGTGCCGACGAAGCTTCTCAACGAAACGGTGCACGATTGCCCACTTGATCGTACACACCGATCGGCCACACGTTTGCCGGGTGTGCAATCTTTCCTTCCGGTTGCAAGCGACCCTTGACGATCACATGAAGGATGTGCACCAACGCAAATACGAAACCGCCACGACCGAGTAG